A single region of the Streptomyces sp. ITFR-16 genome encodes:
- a CDS encoding 8-amino-7-oxononanoate synthase: MSFTPFDWIDDEARRRADAGLLRRLRPREAESELLDLASNDYLGLTRHPDVTGSAARAARRWGGGATGSRLVTGSTALHAELEDELAEFCGFEAALVFSSGYAANLAALTALTGRGSLIVSDAGNHASIVDGCRLSRAETAVVPHADPESVRKTLRVHRGRALAVTDSVFSVDGDAAPLAVLAEVCRTENAALLVDDAHGLGVLGEGGRGALAAAGLAGTDGVVATLTLSKSLGSQGGAVLGPARVIDHLVNAARTFIFDTGLAPAAVGAALGALRLLRREPARAARARTVATALYEGLTDAGLTAVRPDAAVVSVRAPSADAAVGWAADCRTAGMAVGCFRPPSVPDGISRLRLTARADLTDEQIARAVGIVRRTAPAS; this comes from the coding sequence ATGTCCTTCACCCCGTTCGACTGGATCGACGACGAGGCGCGCCGCCGCGCCGACGCCGGGCTCCTTCGCAGGTTGCGGCCCCGGGAGGCCGAGTCGGAGCTGCTGGACCTCGCGAGCAACGACTACCTCGGCCTGACCCGCCACCCGGACGTGACCGGGAGCGCCGCCCGCGCCGCGCGCCGCTGGGGCGGGGGAGCGACTGGATCCCGTCTCGTGACCGGTTCCACCGCCCTTCATGCCGAGCTCGAAGACGAACTCGCGGAGTTCTGCGGATTCGAGGCGGCCCTCGTGTTCTCCTCGGGCTACGCCGCCAATCTCGCGGCCCTCACCGCGCTCACCGGCCGGGGCTCCCTGATCGTCTCGGACGCCGGCAACCACGCCTCCATCGTCGACGGCTGCCGGCTCTCCCGCGCCGAGACCGCGGTCGTCCCGCACGCCGACCCCGAGTCGGTGCGCAAGACCCTCCGGGTCCACCGGGGCAGGGCGCTGGCCGTCACCGACTCGGTCTTCTCGGTGGACGGCGACGCCGCGCCGCTCGCCGTCCTGGCGGAGGTCTGCCGTACGGAGAACGCCGCACTCCTCGTCGACGACGCGCACGGACTCGGGGTGCTCGGGGAGGGCGGACGCGGCGCGCTCGCGGCCGCCGGACTCGCGGGCACCGATGGCGTCGTCGCCACGCTCACCCTCTCCAAGTCCCTGGGCAGCCAGGGCGGGGCGGTCCTCGGCCCGGCCCGGGTCATCGACCACCTGGTCAACGCCGCGCGCACGTTCATCTTCGACACCGGACTGGCGCCGGCCGCCGTCGGCGCGGCGCTGGGCGCGCTGCGGCTGCTGCGCCGCGAGCCCGCGCGCGCGGCCCGGGCCCGTACCGTCGCCACCGCGCTGTACGAGGGGCTGACCGACGCCGGTCTCACCGCCGTCCGGCCCGACGCGGCCGTGGTCTCGGTGCGCGCGCCCTCGGCCGACGCGGCGGTCGGCTGGGCGGCGGACTGCCGTACGGCCGGGATGGCGGTCGGGTGCTTCCGCCCGCCGTCGGTCCCGGACGGCATCTCCCGGCTGCGGCTCACCGCCCGCGCCGACCTGACGGACGAGCAGATCGCGCGCGCGGTGGGGATCGTACGGCGGACCGCACCGGCCTCCTGA
- a CDS encoding DUF397 domain-containing protein — MSDCLAQHALRWRRSSRSTGMNNCVETAVFGGRQLAVRDSKDVSRPPLRFSAAAWTSFVSGLNGGSVH; from the coding sequence ATGTCGGATTGCCTCGCACAGCACGCGTTACGGTGGCGGCGCAGCAGCCGCAGCACGGGAATGAACAACTGTGTGGAGACCGCGGTGTTCGGCGGCCGTCAGCTGGCCGTGCGCGACTCGAAGGACGTGTCCAGGCCACCGCTCCGGTTCTCCGCCGCGGCCTGGACGTCCTTCGTCTCCGGTCTGAACGGCGGTTCCGTCCACTGA
- a CDS encoding helix-turn-helix transcriptional regulator yields the protein MHHGPAVRRRKLGEELRSLRHASGLTSRDAARLLGWHQSKVSRIETGVSGVRPQDVTRLLDAYGLDDPKLREVLAALAGSAGGGGAGWWHAYRGLIPPQYRDFISLESQARTARTLETSVVPGLLQTAEYARAVTRASLDGLPAGQLDSLVEVRLARQGVLRSDPPLRLSAVLDEAVLRREVGGRRVMREQLRHLARVAQLPHVQLQLLPFSVGGYVSLTSPFVIFSFPTASDLDVVVLDHLTSSLYLERKEDLEAYSSAFRTLQTHALSPEHSLELIAALDRGGR from the coding sequence ATGCACCATGGCCCTGCGGTGCGACGCCGCAAGCTCGGGGAGGAACTGCGGAGTCTGCGCCATGCGTCGGGACTCACCAGCCGGGACGCCGCACGGCTGCTGGGCTGGCACCAGTCGAAGGTGAGCCGGATCGAGACCGGCGTCAGCGGAGTCCGGCCGCAGGACGTGACCCGGCTGCTGGACGCGTACGGTCTGGACGATCCGAAACTGCGGGAGGTCCTGGCCGCGCTCGCCGGTTCGGCGGGCGGCGGCGGGGCCGGCTGGTGGCACGCCTACCGGGGCCTCATCCCTCCCCAGTACCGCGACTTCATCAGCCTGGAGTCGCAGGCCCGCACCGCCCGCACGCTGGAGACCTCGGTGGTGCCGGGTCTGCTGCAGACGGCCGAATACGCCCGCGCGGTGACCCGGGCGTCCCTGGACGGGCTGCCGGCCGGACAGCTGGACTCACTCGTGGAGGTACGGCTCGCCCGGCAGGGTGTGCTGCGGAGCGATCCGCCGCTGCGGCTGAGCGCGGTGCTGGACGAGGCGGTCCTGCGAAGGGAGGTGGGCGGCCGCCGGGTGATGCGGGAGCAGCTGCGCCATCTCGCACGCGTCGCACAGCTCCCGCACGTACAGCTGCAGTTGCTGCCGTTCTCGGTCGGCGGCTATGTCAGCCTCACCAGCCCTTTCGTAATCTTCTCATTTCCGACCGCTTCTGATCTTGACGTGGTCGTTCTTGACCATTTGACGAGTAGCCTCTACCTGGAGCGGAAAGAAGACCTCGAGGCGTACAGCTCGGCCTTCCGCACCTTGCAGACCCACGCGCTGTCGCCGGAGCACTCGTTGGAACTGATCGCCGCACTCGACCGCGGCGGTCGGTGA
- a CDS encoding ATP-binding protein: protein MADHQEASVTLPSEPVSVSAARRYVAGVLADWGLPDGTEEADTIRLILSELATNAVQHTFGQSPTFTVDLRLEREELFRLGVTDSHPRRPQRLPAAVQQDNGRGMVIIRSLAKEYGGRLTVTPTADGGKTVWIALPWRTPVQH from the coding sequence ATGGCAGACCATCAAGAAGCAAGCGTCACTCTGCCGAGCGAGCCGGTCTCGGTCTCAGCGGCCCGCAGGTACGTGGCCGGGGTCCTGGCCGACTGGGGACTCCCCGACGGTACGGAGGAGGCGGACACCATCCGGCTCATCCTCTCGGAACTCGCGACCAACGCCGTCCAGCACACCTTCGGCCAGTCACCCACCTTCACCGTGGACCTCCGGCTGGAGCGCGAGGAGCTGTTCCGTCTCGGGGTGACGGACAGTCACCCCCGCCGGCCCCAGCGGCTGCCCGCCGCGGTCCAGCAGGACAACGGCCGGGGCATGGTGATCATCCGCTCGCTGGCCAAGGAGTACGGCGGCCGGCTGACCGTCACCCCCACGGCCGACGGCGGTAAGACCGTCTGGATCGCCCTGCCGTGGCGCACCCCCGTCCAGCACTGA